Proteins from one Lachnospiraceae bacterium KGMB03038 genomic window:
- a CDS encoding arsenate reductase family protein has protein sequence MILFIEYPKCSTCQKAKKWLDEHQVEYQDRHIKENNPTAEELRQWHEMSGLPLKKFFNTSGMLYKSMELKNKLPEMTEEEQYELLGTDGMLVKRPLVIGKDFVLTGFREKEWEEKLGFHPCVF, from the coding sequence ATGATTTTATTTATTGAGTATCCGAAATGCAGCACTTGCCAGAAGGCGAAGAAATGGCTGGATGAACATCAGGTGGAGTATCAAGACCGTCATATCAAAGAAAATAATCCGACAGCAGAGGAACTGCGTCAATGGCACGAGATGAGCGGGCTGCCTTTGAAGAAGTTCTTTAATACCAGCGGGATGCTGTATAAGAGCATGGAGCTGAAGAACAAACTGCCGGAGATGACAGAGGAGGAGCAGTACGAGCTGCTTGGAACGGACGGGATGTTGGTAAAGCGCCCGCTGGTCATAGGCAAAGACTTTGTACTGACCGGTTTCCGCGAGAAGGAATGGGAGGAAAAGCTGGGTTTCCATCCTTGTGTTTTTTGA
- the fba gene encoding class II fructose-1,6-bisphosphate aldolase encodes MLVSAKDMLEKAVAGHYAVGHFNINNLEWTKAILTAAEECKSPVILGVSEGAGKYMTGFKTVTEMVKAMTDEMGITVPVALHLDHGTYEGCYKCIEAGFSSIMFDGSKYPIEENVAKTKELIAVCREKGMSLEAEVGAIGGEEDGVVGQGECADPEECKMIADLGVDMLAAGIGNIHGKYPANWAGLSFETLDAIQKLTGNLPLVLHGGTGIPEDMIKKAISLGVAKINVNTECQLAFADATRKYVEAGKDLEGKGFDPRKLLKPGCDAIIATVKEKMELFGSVGKA; translated from the coding sequence ATGTTAGTATCAGCAAAAGATATGCTTGAAAAAGCGGTAGCAGGCCATTACGCAGTCGGCCATTTTAACATCAATAATCTGGAATGGACGAAGGCTATCCTTACGGCGGCGGAAGAGTGCAAATCTCCCGTTATCCTTGGAGTTTCTGAGGGAGCGGGAAAATATATGACTGGTTTTAAGACGGTGACTGAGATGGTAAAAGCAATGACAGACGAAATGGGGATCACAGTACCGGTTGCTCTCCATCTGGATCACGGAACTTATGAAGGATGCTATAAATGTATTGAGGCGGGGTTCTCATCCATTATGTTTGATGGGTCTAAGTATCCGATTGAAGAAAATGTGGCGAAAACGAAAGAACTGATCGCTGTCTGCAGAGAAAAGGGAATGTCTTTGGAAGCGGAAGTAGGGGCCATCGGCGGCGAGGAAGATGGAGTCGTTGGACAAGGCGAGTGCGCTGATCCGGAGGAATGTAAGATGATCGCGGATCTGGGTGTGGATATGCTTGCGGCAGGGATTGGAAATATCCATGGGAAATATCCCGCTAACTGGGCAGGATTAAGCTTTGAGACCCTGGATGCGATCCAGAAGCTGACCGGCAATCTTCCTCTGGTACTGCACGGGGGGACAGGAATCCCGGAAGATATGATCAAAAAGGCGATCAGCCTTGGCGTGGCTAAGATCAATGTGAATACAGAGTGCCAGCTTGCGTTTGCGGATGCGACGCGGAAATATGTGGAAGCGGGGAAAGACCTGGAAGGAAAAGGGTTCGATCCAAGGAAGCTTCTCAAACCAGGATGCGATGCGATCATCGCCACAGTAAAAGAGAAGATGGAACTGTTCGGCTCCGTCGGAAAAGCGTAA
- a CDS encoding carbohydrate kinase, with product MGNYLIGLDYGTGGGKACIIDENADVLAYSFQEYPIYVDKPSWSEHDAENYWTLACETIRDCLKKSGVSPEEIRGIGISSAQPCLVMVDKACNPINRAYNLMDRRAVDQVEWLRENVGVDEIFQINGNRIEDYPTMVNIMWEKENRPEDYKRIWKTLTIDGFVRLRMTGVAAMSYSHGGFWGVAYDIRKKEFNQELMDKIGIDMDLMPDLYPCEAVIGTVTEKAAKELGLVPGIPVCAGQVDCNAGFVGGGAITPGDVQINLGTCGVMGVVNDSKEFIDLVCNDAYTTNSCNDFISIAVVLTGGQVLRYLRDNFCQMENATAKLMDGMDVYDIMNKEAEKIPAGSEGLIVLPYLAGERTVLWDAYARGTVFGLSMHHTKGHLIRAFMEGVAYALYDNYRLMLEKGIKANAPIILNEGGAKSKLWRRIITDVFNVPTAFVENRVGAPYGDAILAGVSAGVFQDFTIAKEKVNYIDYMEPDEENHKRYMEYFQIYHRLYEHLKDDFADLYHAAKKYEA from the coding sequence ATGGGAAATTATTTAATTGGACTGGATTATGGGACGGGAGGAGGAAAGGCCTGTATTATCGATGAAAATGCAGATGTGCTGGCCTATTCTTTCCAAGAATATCCGATATACGTGGATAAACCGTCCTGGTCAGAACATGATGCGGAGAACTACTGGACCCTGGCCTGTGAAACCATACGGGACTGTCTCAAGAAATCGGGAGTCTCGCCGGAAGAGATTCGTGGAATCGGCATTTCTTCAGCCCAGCCTTGCCTCGTGATGGTGGATAAGGCTTGTAATCCTATCAATCGGGCGTATAACCTGATGGACCGCCGGGCGGTGGATCAAGTAGAATGGCTGCGGGAGAATGTTGGCGTGGACGAGATCTTCCAGATCAACGGCAATCGGATCGAGGATTATCCTACGATGGTCAACATTATGTGGGAGAAAGAGAACCGGCCGGAGGATTATAAGAGAATCTGGAAAACCCTTACGATAGATGGGTTTGTACGCCTTAGGATGACAGGGGTGGCAGCTATGAGCTATTCCCACGGCGGATTCTGGGGTGTAGCCTATGATATCCGGAAAAAAGAGTTTAACCAGGAACTGATGGACAAAATCGGGATTGATATGGATCTTATGCCGGATCTCTATCCCTGTGAAGCGGTGATAGGGACAGTGACAGAGAAAGCGGCCAAAGAACTGGGGTTGGTGCCAGGGATACCCGTATGTGCGGGACAGGTGGACTGCAATGCTGGATTTGTGGGCGGCGGCGCGATCACGCCGGGAGATGTACAGATCAATCTTGGAACCTGCGGGGTCATGGGAGTAGTCAATGACAGCAAAGAGTTTATTGATCTGGTATGTAATGATGCTTATACCACGAACTCCTGCAACGACTTTATTTCGATTGCGGTAGTTCTGACGGGAGGACAGGTGCTCAGATATCTGCGGGATAATTTCTGCCAGATGGAAAATGCCACAGCGAAATTAATGGACGGCATGGATGTGTATGATATTATGAATAAAGAGGCGGAAAAGATTCCGGCGGGAAGCGAAGGGCTGATCGTACTGCCTTACCTTGCGGGCGAGCGGACGGTTTTGTGGGATGCTTATGCAAGAGGAACGGTGTTTGGCTTGTCCATGCATCACACGAAAGGCCATCTGATCCGGGCGTTCATGGAAGGGGTAGCCTATGCTCTGTATGATAACTACCGTCTGATGCTGGAGAAGGGGATCAAAGCCAACGCGCCGATCATTTTGAATGAAGGCGGGGCGAAAAGTAAGCTGTGGCGCCGGATTATTACAGATGTCTTCAATGTGCCTACCGCGTTTGTGGAGAACCGGGTAGGAGCGCCCTACGGCGATGCGATCTTGGCGGGAGTATCCGCCGGGGTTTTCCAGGACTTTACCATTGCCAAAGAAAAGGTAAACTATATTGATTATATGGAACCGGATGAGGAAAACCATAAACGGTATATGGAGTATTTCCAGATTTATCACCGGCTGTATGAACATTTAAAGGACGACTTTGCGGACTTGTATCACGCGGCGAAAAAGTATGAAGCATAA
- a CDS encoding DUF1700 domain-containing protein, translating into MTKKEFLEKLKEALGNDLSGPVVQEQTVYYRRYIEDEVRKGRREEDVVAELGDPWAIARTIIDSVEMQGGTGGSYAYEPESKRSYDRYQEEANVHVFGIDTWWKKLLLILGVVGIFLLVIAVIGGIFSLLVPILIPLILISLIFRLLDRRR; encoded by the coding sequence ATGACCAAAAAGGAGTTTTTGGAAAAATTAAAAGAGGCTCTTGGCAATGACTTGAGCGGCCCTGTGGTACAGGAACAGACCGTTTATTACAGGCGGTATATTGAAGATGAAGTCAGAAAAGGAAGAAGAGAAGAGGATGTGGTAGCCGAACTGGGCGATCCCTGGGCGATCGCCCGGACCATTATCGATTCTGTGGAAATGCAGGGAGGAACGGGAGGAAGCTACGCTTATGAGCCGGAAAGCAAGAGAAGCTATGACAGATATCAGGAAGAAGCCAATGTCCATGTGTTTGGAATTGATACCTGGTGGAAGAAGCTGCTTTTGATCTTGGGCGTTGTTGGGATTTTTCTCCTGGTGATCGCGGTCATTGGGGGAATCTTCAGTCTGCTGGTACCCATCCTTATTCCGTTGATCTTGATTTCGCTGATCTTTCGTCTGCTGGATCGGCGAAGATAG
- a CDS encoding N-acetylmuramoyl-L-alanine amidase has translation MAYSIMLDAGHGGRDPGAVYNGRQEKDDTLALTLAVGEILQNNGIDVEYTRTTDVYETPLEKAMEANNAGVDFFVSIHRNSFPVDNEVSGVETLVYDLSGLKYQVAQDINEQLESVGFVDLGVKARPGLVVLRRTEMPAVLVEAGFINSDTDNYLFDENFDDIAQAIARGILDGLTSAGEIQNTNYRVQVGLFRNWNYAQRLENELLEQGFPAFIDDSGQYISVQVGEYQTLEEAAEAERQLKNAGYQTLIVS, from the coding sequence ATGGCTTACTCGATTATGCTGGATGCTGGGCACGGCGGCCGGGATCCGGGGGCTGTGTATAATGGACGGCAGGAAAAGGATGATACGCTCGCGCTTACGCTGGCTGTTGGAGAAATCCTCCAAAATAACGGAATCGACGTGGAGTACACCAGGACGACAGATGTCTATGAGACACCGCTTGAGAAGGCTATGGAAGCGAATAACGCGGGAGTAGACTTCTTTGTTTCAATCCACCGCAATTCGTTTCCTGTAGATAATGAAGTGTCAGGGGTGGAGACATTAGTTTATGACCTTTCCGGCCTGAAGTATCAGGTGGCGCAGGACATCAACGAGCAGTTAGAGTCGGTGGGATTTGTGGATCTTGGCGTGAAAGCGAGACCGGGACTGGTGGTTCTTAGAAGGACAGAGATGCCGGCGGTGCTGGTGGAAGCGGGATTTATCAATTCAGACACAGACAATTATCTGTTTGATGAAAATTTTGACGATATTGCACAAGCGATAGCAAGGGGGATTTTAGATGGGCTGACTTCAGCCGGTGAGATCCAGAATACAAATTACCGGGTTCAAGTGGGATTATTCCGGAATTGGAACTATGCTCAGAGATTGGAAAACGAACTGTTGGAACAGGGCTTTCCGGCGTTTATCGATGATTCCGGTCAGTATATCAGCGTGCAGGTGGGAGAATATCAGACTCTCGAAGAGGCGGCAGAGGCTGAAAGACAGTTGAAAAACGCGGGCTATCAGACATTGATTGTCAGTTAA
- a CDS encoding triose-phosphate isomerase, protein MKKIYFGSNLKMYKNIKDTTEYLKALADYTKDLSREEIELFIIPSFTTLESATQCFDRQYIKLGAQNMCWEDEGQFTGEISPLMLKELGLDLVMIGHSERRHVFGETDVEENKKVKAALNHGFTALLCIGETAEEKAFGISPEVLRTQLKVGFHDVPVSQVPKIWVAYEPVWSIGVNGTPATADYAEEMHQVIKTCLNEIFGKAGADIPVLYGGSVNPGNAEELIVQPSIDGLFTGRAAWQADKFNRLIRDSLSAVKKLIH, encoded by the coding sequence ATGAAGAAGATATATTTTGGAAGCAATTTAAAAATGTATAAAAATATCAAAGACACAACCGAGTATCTCAAAGCTCTTGCGGACTACACCAAGGATCTTAGTCGTGAAGAGATCGAGCTCTTTATCATTCCTTCTTTTACCACTCTGGAAAGCGCGACTCAATGCTTTGACCGGCAGTATATCAAACTGGGCGCGCAGAATATGTGCTGGGAGGACGAAGGACAGTTTACCGGAGAGATTTCTCCTCTTATGCTTAAAGAGCTGGGACTGGATCTTGTAATGATCGGTCATTCGGAACGTCGCCATGTATTTGGCGAAACGGATGTGGAAGAAAACAAGAAAGTAAAAGCCGCTCTTAATCACGGATTTACCGCTCTGCTGTGTATCGGCGAAACCGCGGAAGAGAAAGCTTTTGGCATCAGTCCGGAAGTTCTCCGTACACAGCTTAAGGTTGGTTTTCATGACGTTCCCGTCTCACAGGTTCCAAAAATCTGGGTTGCCTATGAACCGGTATGGTCCATAGGGGTTAATGGGACTCCTGCCACCGCGGATTATGCCGAAGAAATGCACCAAGTGATCAAAACCTGTCTGAACGAGATCTTTGGCAAAGCCGGAGCTGATATTCCCGTCCTCTACGGCGGGAGTGTTAATCCCGGAAACGCAGAGGAACTCATCGTTCAGCCTTCCATCGACGGACTGTTTACCGGGCGGGCAGCCTGGCAGGCAGATAAATTTAATCGGCTTATTCGGGACTCTCTGAGTGCGGTCAAGAAATTGATCCACTAA
- a CDS encoding lipoate--protein ligase, which produces MKHKYLLINDCTDPYYNLALEEYLLLNHREGTIGLLWQNDQTIVVGRHQNTIEEINQGYVKEHGIKVVRRTTGGGAVYHDLGNLNYSLITDYDKDGSPPTMSELAYPVIDTLESFGVHASFSGRNDIMIEGKKVSGTAQRIYEERILHHGCLLFESDLSKVSKSLNVRADKFSSKAVKSVRGRVANIRDFLTEDTSIEEFKERLAQHLLGEGSWVELELDQRDKQEIEKLKREKYETWEWNYGLPIKYSAHNYRKFPGGTVEVYLNINKGRIETCQMFGDFMALRPASEVAGKLEECRYRYKDVERILAGLSIEEYFGTVSIGEVAKTICCAEE; this is translated from the coding sequence ATGAAGCATAAGTATCTTTTGATAAATGACTGTACCGATCCTTATTATAATCTTGCTCTGGAAGAATATCTGCTCTTGAATCACAGGGAAGGAACGATTGGGCTGCTCTGGCAGAACGATCAAACGATCGTGGTCGGGAGACACCAAAATACGATTGAAGAGATCAATCAAGGCTATGTCAAAGAGCATGGGATTAAGGTGGTAAGGCGGACTACTGGAGGGGGAGCCGTCTACCACGACCTGGGAAATCTGAATTATTCTTTGATCACAGACTATGACAAGGACGGAAGCCCTCCTACAATGAGCGAACTGGCCTATCCTGTCATTGACACACTGGAAAGCTTTGGAGTGCATGCCTCTTTTAGCGGACGAAATGATATTATGATAGAGGGAAAGAAAGTGTCTGGAACGGCGCAGAGGATTTATGAAGAAAGAATCCTGCACCACGGCTGTCTTTTGTTTGAATCCGATCTGAGCAAAGTATCAAAGAGTCTGAATGTACGAGCGGATAAGTTTTCGTCCAAAGCGGTGAAATCTGTACGGGGAAGAGTAGCCAACATCCGAGATTTCTTAACGGAAGATACTTCAATAGAAGAGTTTAAAGAACGGCTGGCTCAGCATCTTTTGGGAGAGGGAAGCTGGGTAGAACTGGAGCTCGATCAAAGGGATAAGCAGGAGATAGAGAAACTGAAGAGAGAAAAATACGAGACCTGGGAATGGAATTACGGACTTCCGATCAAGTATTCCGCCCATAATTATAGAAAGTTTCCAGGCGGGACGGTGGAAGTCTACTTAAACATTAATAAAGGCAGAATCGAAACATGCCAAATGTTTGGGGATTTTATGGCTCTGCGTCCGGCTTCAGAAGTGGCCGGGAAGCTGGAAGAGTGCCGATACCGTTATAAAGACGTGGAAAGGATTCTTGCCGGACTCAGTATAGAAGAATATTTCGGGACAGTCAGCATCGGGGAAGTGGCAAAGACGATATGCTGTGCGGAGGAATAA
- the dhaL gene encoding dihydroxyacetone kinase subunit L: MMKKIINHPDHVVQEMMEGYIAAYGRYFKKHPKVNGVLLKQSRKDKVALVIGGGSGHEPMFSGFVGKGLADAAACGNFFASPDPNTVYETAKAVEQGKGVLFVYGCYAGDNLNFDMGEEFLNDEGISTAHVRVWDDVASAPKERISDRRGIAGDVFVVKIAGAACDAGLSLEEVTRVTEKARDNTRSVGVATAPAQLPGVDRPIFELPEGKIEYGMGLHGERGVLRTDWQEADVLAERMYGQIMEDADLSAGDEVCVLVNGLGSTSIAELAIVYRKVKELLDRDGIKVHDTDLNSYCTSQEMGGFSITLFKLDDELKKYYDMPCYCPFYAKGELTGTSIQETEDCASAAEETEEPEFDENDIEDVEVVRSKAGELTELNAEDTRNMLIYIANKIIANKPYLTEVDSAIGDGDHGIGMAGGMQKVRRKMRQMEGEHNAYALFEAAGKAMLLSMGGASGVIFGSLYLAGAKGMERKETLAAQDLAQMERKSLEAIQERGKAAVGDKTMVDALAPAVEALEANQDKSLLEMLKSAEKAAKQGVEDTKKYQAKFGRAKSLMERAIGYQDAGATSVWLIFQGMREFVEG; encoded by the coding sequence ATCATGAAGAAAATTATCAATCACCCAGACCATGTTGTGCAGGAAATGATGGAGGGCTATATCGCTGCCTACGGAAGATATTTTAAGAAGCATCCGAAGGTAAACGGCGTCCTCTTAAAACAAAGCAGAAAAGATAAAGTTGCCCTTGTAATCGGCGGGGGAAGCGGTCATGAGCCTATGTTCTCCGGATTTGTCGGAAAAGGGTTGGCGGATGCGGCTGCCTGCGGGAACTTTTTCGCTTCTCCGGATCCAAATACAGTCTATGAGACGGCAAAAGCGGTGGAACAAGGAAAGGGAGTCCTTTTTGTCTATGGATGTTATGCCGGGGATAACTTGAACTTTGATATGGGTGAAGAGTTCTTGAATGATGAGGGGATCTCTACCGCCCACGTGCGGGTGTGGGACGACGTAGCCTCCGCTCCGAAGGAGAGGATCAGCGACCGCAGGGGTATTGCCGGGGATGTGTTCGTTGTCAAGATTGCGGGAGCGGCTTGTGATGCGGGACTCTCGCTTGAAGAAGTGACCAGGGTAACGGAGAAAGCCAGGGATAATACCAGGAGCGTAGGAGTGGCTACCGCTCCGGCTCAGCTTCCAGGGGTGGACCGTCCGATTTTTGAACTTCCGGAAGGAAAGATCGAGTATGGAATGGGACTTCATGGAGAGCGGGGAGTACTCAGGACAGACTGGCAGGAGGCGGATGTTCTGGCGGAACGTATGTATGGCCAGATTATGGAAGATGCGGATCTGTCGGCGGGAGATGAGGTGTGTGTCCTTGTAAATGGTCTTGGCTCTACTTCTATCGCGGAACTGGCGATTGTTTACCGTAAAGTGAAAGAACTGCTTGATCGGGACGGAATCAAAGTTCATGACACAGACTTGAACAGCTACTGCACCAGCCAGGAGATGGGAGGCTTTTCGATTACGCTTTTTAAGCTGGATGATGAATTGAAGAAATATTATGATATGCCTTGTTATTGTCCGTTTTATGCAAAGGGAGAGTTGACAGGAACGAGCATACAAGAAACGGAAGACTGCGCATCGGCAGCAGAGGAAACAGAAGAGCCTGAGTTTGATGAAAATGATATCGAAGATGTGGAGGTGGTCCGCAGCAAGGCGGGAGAACTGACTGAACTGAACGCGGAAGATACCAGAAATATGCTGATCTATATAGCCAATAAAATCATAGCCAATAAGCCTTATCTGACGGAAGTGGACAGCGCCATCGGAGATGGAGACCATGGGATTGGGATGGCTGGAGGAATGCAGAAAGTCCGCAGGAAAATGAGACAGATGGAAGGAGAGCATAATGCTTACGCATTATTTGAAGCTGCAGGCAAAGCCATGCTGTTGAGTATGGGCGGAGCATCGGGAGTGATTTTTGGAAGTCTATATCTGGCAGGAGCAAAGGGAATGGAAAGGAAAGAGACGCTGGCAGCTCAAGATCTGGCGCAGATGGAGCGAAAGAGCCTGGAAGCGATTCAGGAGAGAGGAAAAGCCGCGGTAGGAGACAAGACCATGGTAGATGCATTGGCGCCCGCGGTAGAAGCGCTGGAAGCGAATCAGGACAAAAGTTTGCTGGAGATGCTGAAATCAGCGGAAAAGGCGGCAAAGCAGGGAGTGGAGGACACAAAGAAATACCAGGCGAAATTTGGCCGGGCAAAATCGCTAATGGAACGTGCGATAGGTTACCAGGATGCGGGAGCGACATCAGTTTGGCTGATCTTTCAAGGAATGCGCGAGTTTGTAGAAGGATAA
- a CDS encoding glutamine synthetase type III translates to MGEAFNVADIFGEDVFNDTVMQERLPKKVYRDLKQTIEEGKELDLATADVIAHEMKEWAIEKGATHYTHWFQPLTGVTAEKHDSFISAPLDSGKVLMSFSGKELIKGEPDASSFPSGGLRATFEARGYTAWDCTSPAFVRHDAAGATLCIPTAFCSYTGAALDQKTPLLRSMEAIGEQSLRLIRHFGNTTSKKVIPQVGAEQEYFLVDAKKFMERKDLIYTGRTLFGAMPPKGQELDDHYFGTIRQRIAAFMRDVNIELWKVGVTAKTQHNEVAPAQHELAPIYAKANVAVDHNHLVMQTMKRIAGQHGMKCLFHEKPFAGVNGSGKHNNWSLTTDDGKNLLDPGKTPHENIQFLLVLTCILKAVDEHADLLRESAADPGNDHRLGGNEAPPAIISVFLGDQLEDVIQQLVSTGEATHSLKGGKLETGVSTLPQLAKDATDRNRTSPFAFTGNKFEFRMVGARDSVASPNVVLNTIVAEAFAEACDVLDQAEDFEMAVHDLIKQYAIEHQKIIFNGNGYSEEWVKEAKRRGLSNIRSMVEAIPALTTEKSVKMFERFKVLTKAELESRAEIRYENYSKAINIEARTMIDMASKQFLPAFIKYTKSLADTVNSVREAGADATVQTEILQEVTKLLGETRNALEALTKAADEALEKTEGKERARFYYFEVTPAMEALRAPVDRMEMIMDKEAWPMPSYGDLLFEV, encoded by the coding sequence ATGGGAGAGGCATTTAATGTAGCTGATATTTTTGGGGAAGATGTATTTAATGATACAGTCATGCAGGAAAGACTTCCTAAGAAAGTATACCGGGATCTGAAACAGACAATAGAAGAAGGCAAGGAGTTAGATCTTGCGACAGCGGATGTGATCGCCCACGAGATGAAGGAATGGGCGATTGAAAAAGGCGCGACTCATTATACGCACTGGTTTCAGCCGCTGACCGGAGTGACCGCGGAAAAGCATGATTCCTTTATCTCAGCGCCGCTGGACAGCGGCAAGGTCCTGATGAGTTTCTCGGGAAAAGAGCTGATCAAGGGAGAACCGGATGCTTCTTCTTTCCCTTCGGGAGGATTAAGGGCAACCTTTGAGGCCAGAGGCTATACAGCGTGGGATTGTACCTCTCCGGCGTTTGTAAGACACGATGCCGCGGGGGCGACCCTGTGTATTCCAACCGCGTTTTGTTCTTATACAGGAGCGGCGCTGGATCAGAAAACGCCGCTTCTTCGTTCTATGGAAGCGATCGGTGAGCAGTCTCTCCGCCTGATCCGTCACTTTGGCAATACCACATCTAAGAAAGTCATTCCGCAGGTGGGGGCGGAGCAGGAGTATTTTCTGGTAGACGCTAAGAAGTTTATGGAGAGAAAGGACCTGATCTACACCGGAAGGACTTTGTTTGGCGCAATGCCGCCCAAAGGGCAGGAATTGGATGATCACTATTTTGGAACGATTCGGCAGAGGATTGCTGCTTTTATGCGGGACGTCAATATTGAATTGTGGAAAGTTGGAGTGACGGCTAAGACTCAGCATAATGAAGTGGCGCCGGCCCAGCATGAACTTGCGCCCATTTACGCAAAGGCAAATGTGGCGGTAGACCATAACCATTTGGTTATGCAGACGATGAAGCGGATCGCGGGACAGCACGGTATGAAGTGTCTGTTTCATGAGAAACCCTTTGCCGGAGTCAATGGTTCAGGAAAACACAATAACTGGTCTTTGACTACGGATGATGGAAAAAATCTTTTGGACCCCGGGAAGACTCCTCATGAAAATATCCAATTTCTGCTGGTTCTGACGTGTATTCTGAAAGCGGTAGACGAGCATGCTGATCTCTTAAGAGAGTCGGCTGCCGATCCGGGAAATGATCACAGACTGGGAGGAAACGAAGCGCCTCCGGCTATTATCTCTGTATTTTTAGGAGATCAATTGGAAGATGTGATCCAACAGCTTGTAAGTACGGGGGAAGCGACCCACAGCTTAAAAGGCGGCAAGCTGGAGACAGGCGTGAGCACCCTTCCGCAGCTTGCGAAAGATGCGACGGACCGCAATCGGACCTCGCCATTTGCCTTTACCGGAAACAAATTCGAATTCCGCATGGTGGGGGCCAGAGATTCTGTGGCAAGCCCTAATGTAGTCTTGAATACTATCGTTGCGGAAGCGTTTGCGGAAGCTTGTGATGTGCTGGATCAGGCAGAGGATTTTGAAATGGCGGTCCATGATCTGATCAAGCAGTACGCGATCGAACATCAGAAGATTATTTTTAACGGGAATGGCTATTCGGAAGAGTGGGTCAAGGAGGCTAAGAGAAGAGGTCTGTCAAATATCCGCTCTATGGTGGAGGCAATCCCTGCGCTTACTACAGAGAAGTCGGTCAAGATGTTTGAGCGATTTAAGGTGCTGACGAAAGCGGAATTGGAATCCAGAGCGGAGATTCGTTATGAGAATTATTCCAAGGCGATCAATATTGAGGCCAGGACAATGATCGATATGGCAAGCAAGCAGTTCCTTCCGGCATTTATCAAGTATACAAAGTCTTTGGCGGATACAGTCAATTCAGTGAGAGAAGCGGGCGCGGACGCGACGGTGCAGACGGAGATCCTGCAGGAGGTGACGAAACTTCTTGGAGAGACCAGAAACGCGTTGGAAGCACTGACGAAAGCGGCGGATGAGGCGCTGGAAAAGACGGAAGGAAAAGAGAGGGCAAGATTCTACTATTTTGAAGTGACTCCGGCAATGGAAGCCTTAAGGGCGCCGGTAGACCGGATGGAAATGATCATGGATAAAGAAGCGTGGCCCATGCCGTCTTATGGAGATCTTCTTTTTGAAGTATAA